cagaggcaggcaggacgcagagctgtcagcaaaggaaggggccagccaggtggggcagccgggggatgaggacagcctgcagggacagaggggcagggcatggacaccgtaggacagcctgggctgcagagggcacagggatgggcagcagctgaaaggccctgccagagccaagtgctgcagcactttggccatggctgctggccctgggcccttggccagcaggggacaagtgagccttgctgtgctggggcctcattgcctccttgtccctgctcagcagcctggcaggggccgccccatggtgctgcccttggcattgcacatccccagagcccagtgccccgggaagagccctgagcaaggagggagggacaggatctgccttgccaggggctggggctcagcccttggcccttggcattgctgagacacatccaggtttgctcagcatcacagacaccttccCCTTTtttgtccccacctgtcatcactgccaccactgttctgctctaactggaacatGGGGAGACTTTCTCAGTCCTTTCCCTCAGTGGGACCTATTAAAAGTTTAAgatattttgaagtttcaaTCTGACTTTCAGTTGTTGACAAGTTTTTTGAACACACACTCTGAGGGATTGagtctgatgtaaacagcacCAAATCCACTAGAGgctcattaaagtccttgtgctgtgtctgtgctgctgagctggactGGGATCCTGGCATAGAGGACAATCCTGGCAACCaggaagagctttaaaaacccatttctcttgatgagcagctcttctcccagcacagcagggctggggcactgcctgcagccaccccaggcacagcacagaggcacagagagcttcaatcagtcagggctgggaagatgctcacaagtgcctggggcagaatcactcccagccctggacacaggaagcctctggctgcaggacaatgcagctgcagctcctgcagggatctcctaaagctggaacatcccaacgcccacagactctgtgagtacattctctgattctctctcctgtagagcagccaggggtgcccagggctgtcctgcagagcagggtcctgcagcccagggtgctgtgctgggcagggactctgctgcctgccagggacagctctcagccagccctgggagctgctgacagcactgggggacaaggtctgggtggagggagacagctggtgagacttggaagtgttctccttgtgtggtgaggatggtgcattGATCAGGACTGATCCCAGCACGACATTTaactacagaacatttccaaatagattataaagggagcacagcaagtcaggggctgcataaaagggaaaatcctgattttataaaCTACTGCTCAGGTTTGCCTGGATGCAAAATTGAACATTGATATTCATATCTATGCTCTGGTTGAggacaataaaaacaatttctctcatttctgaataaaccaggcaaagaaagaaatcatcaCAGGGCCCCTTACAGGCACCATCAGTGTCGCTTTTCCAGCTTCCTCAGGGCTActctgactttgccatcagagcctgcagaggcagagctggccctggcagtgccctgtgctgggaggggtctgcagggcagagctgagcccccagggctgggctgggctctggcagcactggcagggcccagccctgggcacagggaagcagcagctggcagggagagctccaggcagcagagccctgggcaggcggggggggaaagtgacaccaagctggaCTGGGATTTTTCAAGTCatctccaaaccaaactattccattattactgttcttacagatccccatgccaagacacagcaaatgtccaacagcagctccatcaggcacttcctcctgctggcattggcagacacgcggcagctgcagctcctgcacttctgcctcttcctgggcatctccctggctgccctcctggccaacggcctcatcatcagcgccgtagcctgcggccaccacctgcacacccccatgttcttcttcctgctcaacctggccctcactgacctgggctccatctgcaccactgtccccaaagccatgcacaattccctctggcacaccaacaacatctcctactctgcatgtgctgctcagctgtttttctttttgttcttcattggaacagagttttccctcctgaccatcatgtgctatgaccgctacgtgtccatctgcaaacccctgcactacgggaccctcctgggcagcagagcttgtgcccacatggcagcagctgcctgggccagtgcctttctcaatgctctgctgcacacagccaatacattttccctgcccctgtgccagggcaatgccctgggccagttcttctgtgaaatcccccagatcctcaaactctcctgctccaaatcctACCTCAGGGAATTTGGGCTCATTGCTGTTGGTGTCTGTTTAGCACTTGGCTGTtttgtattcattgttttctcctatgtgcagatcttcagggctgtgctgaggatcccctctgagcagggaaggcacaaagccttttccacctgcctccctcacctggctgtgctctgcttgtTTGTCAGCACTGGTTTTTTggcctacctgaagcccccctccatctcctccccatccctggatctggccctgtcagttctgtactcagtggtgcctccagccctgaaccccctcatctacagcctgaggaaccaggagctcaaggctgcactgtggacactgatgactggaaGGTTTCAGAAACTGTGAACTTTGCCAATTTCTGTGAGTTGCCATTTTCTCCTAGTCACTTGTAATATAAATCATTTTtgagaattctttcttttccttcattgccAGAAGTTTTTACCTTTTAGTCTAATAATTTGTGCACAAAATCATGCCCATATTTGTGATATATTTTTGTCTCTCCTGCTTTGCTCTCACCCCAGACTCTGTCCAGGACAGGCTCTGCTCTCTGTAGCTTTAAATTAACTAAAGGATCTccctatcttttttttttttttactgcagatGTCCTTTCCTTggagcttccttctgctcccttctctagagctgcagcagcaatatctgtgtgcagaggtgggggcaggtcaggggtggcacagcaaCTCGGCTCCtgatggccacaccattcctcatccattaatatttttaccacaaaaaaaaaactttacaatattcttaaaaaaaaaaacctatatatatatacaaatcatACCAAAATTACACAATTTACCAtaacaaaactacaaaaaaattcaaaaaaacaaatcccaaaaaaccccaacaaaattaatataaatcataGTTTAACCATTCCCCATAACCATACCTCACCCTCTTATCATCTCTTACCAAACTAATAatattactaattttaaattatcatttaaaccatatattcttaacaaaataattactattataAAAATCCACCTAAAAACTACCCATTTAATACTCATCCAAACTAAatataaaccaacaaaaaccccccGATCTTAACTAAAACTCGAATTCTAGATCATCAAAAAATTACAACAgttcaataaacaaaataaaaaataataaaacaaaatgcaatcaaTATTTATTCACCAACCTAATtaacagaaaaaccccaacaagaTATACATTAGCCAAAATCTAACTACAAACATAAAACCTAACTTCAAACATGAAGCCTAACTACAACCTtccaataaaataaagaaaaaaaatttaaaaatcctaaaaattatataagaaataagaaatgggCCGacactgatccctgcaggacaccactgcacacacgctgcatgtggcagcattccccaccactctctgggccccgatgtccatccagttcttagcccagggaggggtgaaccgctccaagacacaggcttcagcttttccagggaatgctgtgggatggggtgtCAAAGGCTAAAGTTCCAGTAGACaacatccccagccctccctgtatccaccaggccctgtcagaaaactcctggtgggcaggagctgggcaggaggcagccgtgtgccctggcagcgaggcagggcaggagcacccagggctgtgggaccaggacatcaaggacgtggattatccagggcactggggcctggtttgggttgcccagggcaggaaagatgtctggcagctggagcagggtaagggaagggcctccaaggtggggctggagccctttggctgtgagcagaggctgagggagctgggcttgtccagcccggagcagggaaggctgaggggctcctcatcccagcctggcagtgccagccaggagctgatggagaacacagagccaggatcttcacTGGGGGGCCTGGGGGAGGCAAAAGACAATGGGTGgaaagggggacagaggggagatctgacaggacatgtggaaaacctttggtcccatgggctcagacaggttctgaAATGATGCTCTGTCTCTGTCTTTTGGGATTTCCAGTTTCAGACCAAATCTCACCTTGAAACACTTGGTCTGACCCAATTTCTGCAgacttgataaaatattttccatgttaatcccaattttggaatgggccagagcagatttttatggGACAGGAGCAGTCCTGGGGATGTTGGCGACCTGCAGCTTACGAGGTTCATGACCACATGTCATAAGTTGGGGCATTTAAGTACTTGAAGAAACGTCCAagttttcccaccaggagagaacagaaatttcctggatatgtactgatggcaggagaagaaatcctgcccttcccctctacctgtgtTACCACTATactgtctattatttcatgtccctcttCATTTGAGTGTTTCCACCactcctgtttaaatggccgTGTCTGAGGATGTctcttcactagaccaggtggTTCTATGGCCTTCTCATTGCCTCTGTGCCTCagagtctcagcagttcctgacccccaaaggacacaaacctgatgagctgtggtgcccactgcactgggggctcttgcacctccctccataggcacagcagagctcccttgtcccacaaagtccctggcaatgcagggatgaaggaaacaggacaggctgtggggatcaggggcagggcacggccagggatttggggtggttgtgagcccagggcaggagccggcccttggccttgctgaagctcatccaattgtcctgggcccatggctccagcctggccagatccctgtgcagagcttgctgccctgcagcacagccacactcccagccagcttgggctcccctggacactgactcagggtgccctccatggcctggtccacatcagcaaggaacaccttgaactgccctggccccagtcctgagccctggggacacccctgcatgtggctccattgcccagcactccttgggctgcacttgtgtttgccatggagctgggcctgccttggcttctgtttgctgaccccaaatgaacatccctctgtgtctggggcagctccttctccaaggaaagcagctgggacttggtgccaaggagctgaaagctgcaggcacagcctggactggaggaagctcagatttgcactgggctgctctgagtgccagggcttggatgagggaaatggtggggtgggggtagggacagagtgtgattgattATCAGACATAAAGGGTCTTGATTTTCATATCTGTTCAGAGtgcatgaggaggtgctgggggtcAATATCAGCTGGAGATGGATGATACCAATCTATTAACAGGAAAagactgaagaggaaaaaaatatcttattgCACATTCTTTTTAAATGACATATGTTACTAATTCAGTGAAAGCTTAGACAATTCCAGCTATTATGCTCAGGTTTGTTACAGTAGCTCTGTTTCAGGGTACCTGAACCCCAAATTACTCTTGCTCATAAGTTCTTGAGAATGGAAAATTAGGTCtattataaatttaattatttacttaaTGTACTCATGAATAACAGACAAGAGACGTTAAATGGACTATTTACTGCCCAGGATAAACCAAACAAGTACAGGTAGATACAAACCCAGTGCACAATAAAGTTACCTATATTACAGCCAGTGAAGAAATTGCAGAGATCAGAAGTCAATGTAACTTAccactgaactgatgagggagtgcacatggagccctttcactcagcttccagaaaaggaaccatAAAGATTCATCCAGACTTGGGAGTGAAGCCCTACCTGTTTCCAGGGactatgcagaagagttttgcCTTCTAAAATTCTGTGTAGATTCAATAGTTTGTTAAGTGAAGTGTGTGtgactcagaaattcaaggcttatctccctcccttcagtctgctctcaaggcaggatgttcatggtcagctgggaattccacctccctggcaccagagataactcagcacaggacagatgtccagcctgggttatGTCAGCAATTGgtgagagggggaagatgccctgagtgatggcccagctgatggacagaacagatgagctctgctgtgccacaggggaagtcctgctgcaggaacctccGGGAACCCGGGGGCTgttgtgacattgtgatggctcctggaaccaaggagagagaccatggtgccaccaatgaacctcctggaaccagggagagagaccatggtgacaccaatgaacctcctggaaccaaggagagagaccatggtgacaccaatgaacctcatggaaccaaggagagaccatggtgacaccattgaacctcctggaaccagggagagagaccatggtgacaccaatgaacctcatggaaccaaggggcctttgtgacactgcaaggcctcagggaaccaaggagttcaaaggtctcaaacattctttccaggtttctgccttggggaagggggaacctccttggtggcaccttgggctggcacacacctgaaGAGTGACCctgtttttaatggagaaagttaggaattctagattcttctaaaaaaatttaaggaaaattctgtctctgtctcagtgcagccagttctccaagcaaagcaggtcgcagatgagggaggacagacaggatggagttggggaatATGGAGCAAGGTTATCCACACTGGGTTagacctcaagtcacagctcctctgagcaggccagagctcctgaggagagacccaGGATCAACATCAgtcacagagagctgcagtCAACTTtgctctaaacagagcagtactaaaaaccattcattcaaaataggaatggatatttcttaaaagctctttgaaatatttctccctaagtggaattgaaaaccttcctgatgaactgcaccagaccagagggaaatcaaggcagagccgtggtttgtcaggacttgcttgatcccaGTGAGCtccgtggtgcttttggtgCTGAACCCAtgaacctcagggcctgacaggagattgcagttatctttccaagagtgagagtcagaagaaaaacccaaagtgtctcaaagcattaatgagttccactgaggtccatccccagcacaggattCTCTTTGACTCCTTCGAGGAGAGAATTGGGGGCCACGAATGTCCAAAAA
This region of Cinclus cinclus unplaced genomic scaffold, bCinCin1.1 SCAFFOLD_32, whole genome shotgun sequence genomic DNA includes:
- the LOC134057342 gene encoding olfactory receptor 14A16-like; this translates as MSNSSSIRHFLLLALADTRQLQLLHFCLFLGISLAALLANGLIISAVACGHHLHTPMFFFLLNLALTDLGSICTTVPKAMHNSLWHTNNISYSACAAQLFFFLFFIGTEFSLLTIMCYDRYVSICKPLHYGTLLGSRACAHMAAAAWASAFLNALLHTANTFSLPLCQGNALGQFFCEIPQILKLSCSKSYLREFGLIAVGVCLALGCFVFIVFSYVQIFRAVLRIPSEQGRHKAFSTCLPHLAVLCLFVSTGFLAYLKPPSISSPSLDLALSVLYSVVPPALNPLIYSLRNQELKAALWTLMTGRFQKL